A window of Melopsittacus undulatus isolate bMelUnd1 chromosome 2, bMelUnd1.mat.Z, whole genome shotgun sequence contains these coding sequences:
- the TMEM45A gene encoding transmembrane protein 45A has protein sequence MGNFKGHALPGSFFLLFGLWWSVKYPLKYACRKNKNGCYLGSRAGFQRLEFLEGIIKAVFALIGMVAEQFVPDGPHLKLYNYEEKHWDHLMNWQHATMYLFYGISGLVDIVAHGTSTLPMAMDKMMLSLAVFIEGFLFCYHLHGRAMLDVHVHQLLLFAIFGAAVCIFLEIFFRGSIVLEMLRTSLCILQGSWFWQIGFVLYPPNGRPEWNQMDHTNMMFLTMCYCWHYAFAFLILAVNYTIVNWAVRSKVKQSQSMEMGLLKTSERDQESEDEI, from the exons ATGGGCAATTTCAAAGGGCATGCCCTCCCTGgaagctttttccttctttttggcTTATGGTGGTCAGTGAAGTATCCACTGAAGTATGCCTGTCGAAAAAACAAGAATGGTTGCTACCTTGGTTCCAGGGCAGGATTTCAGCGCCTGGAGTTTTTAGAGGGGATCATCAAAGCTGTCTTTGCCCTGATCG GAATGGTGGCTGAGCAGTTTGTTCCTGATGGACCTCATCTGAAGCTGTACAATTATGAGGAAAAGCACTGGGATCACCTCATGAACTGGCAACATGCCACTATGTACCTCTTCTATGGCATTTCAGGGTTGGTTGACATTGTGGCTCATGGGACCAGCACACTGCCAATGGCCATGGACAAGATGATGCTTTCGTTAGCAGTGTTTATTGAAG gttttcttttttgctacCATCTTCATGGGAGAGCCATGCTGGATGTTCATGTTCATCAGTTACTGCTGTTTGCTATCTttggagctgctgtttgcatATTTCTGGAAATTTTCTTCCGTGGCAGTATTGTGCTAGAGATGCTTCGTACAAGCCTTTGCATATTACAAGGCAGCTGGTTCTGGCAG ATTGGCTTTGTGCTTTATCCTCCAAATGGGAGGCCAGAGTGGAATCAAATGGATCATACCAATATGATGTTCCTGACCATGTGCTATTGCTGGCATtatgcctttgcttttcttatacTTGCAGTCAATTATACAATCGTCAACTG ggCAGTTCGTTCAAAGGTTAAACAGTCCCAGTCCATGGAAATGGGATTACTGAAGACATCTGAACGAGATCAGGAATCAGAAGATGAAATTTAG